The Anoxybacillus flavithermus genome has a segment encoding these proteins:
- a CDS encoding type IV secretion protein Rhs, producing MGILTRVPVTCRDGTYTYRFDYDERGNVRTFTTGNGAGSTFTYDDRGLVKSLSVGTADGTELLAETYRYDENGNRTKIESPTGEAIVYRYDALDQLVEEQWPDGTKIEYTYDGFGNRTQVVKTKDGQSATTTADYNAANQLVRFGDETITYDANGNRLEDGQYQYEWNAADQLVSITRKGESTPFVTYQYDEDGRRIQKNVNGVITNYHYQGESLNVLYETDASGNVVRSYIYGENGQLLAMKKGNATYFYHYNAHGDVIALTDAQGNIVARYQYDAWGNILSQSGALADENPYRYAGYQYDEETGLYYLIARYYHPTHGVFLSLDPDPGDADDILTQNGYTYANNNPVMMVDPDGHFVWMAINAGFAAYDGYKAFKKGGWKAAAIAVGVGLVGGVGFKAGKVLYRAYKVKSIAKKMRFDSTAFKHMRNRDRYVPRQILARTIVYGKKSKDGAKGYNKYTVTMHKLEKARHSIGDPRNYKYKKYKLTVVYNKRAKRVRHFHYEPY from the coding sequence ATGGGCATTTTGACAAGAGTGCCTGTCACGTGTCGAGACGGAACGTATACGTACCGCTTTGACTATGACGAGAGAGGAAACGTTCGCACCTTCACGACAGGAAACGGAGCCGGTTCGACCTTTACGTATGATGACCGCGGCTTGGTGAAAAGTCTGTCAGTGGGGACGGCAGATGGAACCGAGTTATTGGCGGAAACGTACCGTTATGACGAAAACGGCAATCGGACGAAAATCGAGTCCCCAACAGGAGAAGCGATTGTTTACCGTTACGATGCGCTCGATCAACTAGTGGAAGAGCAATGGCCGGATGGAACAAAGATCGAGTATACGTATGATGGATTCGGCAATCGCACGCAAGTCGTGAAAACGAAGGATGGGCAGTCGGCGACGACAACGGCTGATTATAATGCGGCGAATCAGTTGGTTCGTTTCGGTGACGAAACAATCACGTACGATGCGAACGGCAACCGATTGGAAGACGGCCAGTATCAATATGAATGGAACGCCGCCGACCAGCTCGTCTCCATCACAAGAAAAGGCGAAAGCACGCCGTTTGTGACGTACCAATATGATGAAGACGGCCGGCGCATCCAAAAGAATGTGAATGGCGTCATTACGAACTACCATTACCAAGGCGAGAGCTTAAACGTCCTGTATGAAACCGATGCAAGCGGAAATGTGGTAAGATCGTATATATACGGAGAAAACGGGCAACTCCTTGCCATGAAAAAAGGCAATGCGACGTATTTTTACCACTATAACGCCCATGGCGATGTCATCGCCCTAACGGATGCGCAAGGAAACATCGTCGCCCGTTATCAATACGATGCGTGGGGGAACATTCTTTCCCAATCCGGCGCATTGGCGGACGAAAACCCATACCGATATGCGGGATATCAATATGATGAAGAGACCGGATTGTACTACCTCATTGCCCGTTATTACCACCCAACGCACGGAGTGTTTTTATCGCTCGACCCAGACCCAGGCGATGCGGATGACATCTTGACGCAGAACGGCTATACGTACGCGAACAACAACCCAGTGATGATGGTCGATCCGGATGGGCATTTTGTATGGATGGCCATCAATGCAGGATTTGCGGCGTACGATGGGTATAAGGCCTTTAAAAAAGGCGGTTGGAAAGCGGCGGCGATTGCCGTTGGCGTGGGACTGGTTGGCGGAGTTGGATTTAAAGCAGGTAAGGTACTATATCGAGCTTATAAAGTGAAGTCAATTGCTAAAAAAATGAGATTTGATAGCACAGCATTTAAACATATGCGAAATCGGGATCGCTATGTTCCAAGACAGATTTTAGCAAGGACCATTGTTTATGGGAAGAAATCCAAAGATGGGGCTAAAGGTTATAATAAATATACCGTAACTATGCATAAATTAGAAAAAGCAAGGCACTCCATAGGCGATCCTAGAAATTACAAGTATAAAAAATATAAGTTGACAGTTGTGTATAATAAGAGAGCTAAGAGGGTGCGTCATTTCCACTATGAGCCATATTAA
- a CDS encoding preprotein translocase subunit SecG, translating to MHAFLVTLLVIVCIGIIVVVLLQSGRSAGLSGAITGGAEQLFGKQKARGIDAVLHRLTVVLAVLFFVLTVAVTYFEL from the coding sequence ATGCATGCGTTTCTTGTTACGTTACTTGTAATTGTTTGTATTGGAATCATTGTGGTTGTTTTATTGCAATCAGGCCGAAGTGCAGGGCTTTCTGGTGCGATTACCGGCGGTGCTGAACAATTGTTTGGTAAACAGAAAGCACGCGGCATTGATGCGGTGTTACACCGTCTGACTGTTGTCCTTGCGGTATTGTTTTTCGTATTAACAGTAGCTGTCACTTATTTTGAACTGTAA
- a CDS encoding carboxylesterase encodes MKLVAPQPFTFEAGERAVLLLHGFTGNSADVRMLGRFLQSKGYTCHAPIYKGHGVPPEELVHTGPEDWWQDVMNAYEYLKQTHEKIAVVGLSLGGVFSLKLGYTVPVVGIVPMCAPMYIKSEQTMYEGVLAYAREYKKREGKSEEQIEREMAEFAKTPMKTLKALQQLIAEVRDHLDFIYAPVFVVQARHDDMINPDSANIIYNGVESPVKQIKWYEESGHVITLDKEKEQLHEDIYTFLESLDW; translated from the coding sequence GTGAAGCTTGTTGCACCACAGCCGTTTACGTTTGAAGCTGGTGAACGCGCTGTTTTATTATTGCATGGATTTACTGGAAATTCGGCGGATGTTCGTATGCTTGGTCGTTTTTTACAATCAAAAGGATATACGTGCCACGCTCCAATTTATAAAGGACATGGCGTGCCGCCAGAGGAGCTCGTTCATACCGGCCCGGAAGATTGGTGGCAAGATGTGATGAACGCCTACGAATATTTAAAACAAACCCATGAAAAAATCGCTGTTGTTGGATTATCGCTTGGCGGTGTGTTTTCGTTAAAACTTGGCTATACTGTTCCTGTCGTTGGCATCGTACCAATGTGTGCCCCGATGTATATTAAAAGCGAACAGACGATGTATGAAGGAGTTTTAGCATACGCTCGCGAATATAAAAAGCGAGAAGGAAAAAGCGAGGAGCAAATCGAGCGCGAAATGGCGGAGTTTGCGAAAACGCCGATGAAAACATTGAAAGCACTGCAACAACTTATTGCCGAAGTGCGCGATCATTTAGATTTCATTTATGCACCTGTTTTTGTCGTGCAAGCTCGCCATGATGACATGATTAACCCAGATAGTGCAAATATTATTTATAACGGCGTCGAATCTCCCGTAAAACAAATCAAATGGTATGAGGAGTCAGGACACGTCATTACGCTTGATAAAGAAAAAGAACAGCTTCACGAAGACATTTATACATTTTTAGAATCATTAGATTGGTAA
- a CDS encoding ribonuclease R produces the protein MKGKLLAFMRDEAYKPLTVQELEEAFHITDAAEFKELVKTLVSLEEEGLIVRTRSNRYGLPEKMNLIRGKVTGHAKGFAFVVPEDPTLDDIFIPPSELKNAMHGDTVLVRVNGQATGARQEGTIVRIIERGITEVVGTYTESKNFGFVIPDDKKIVNDIFIPKHVANGAVEGHKVVVRLTTYPEGRISAEGEVIKILGHKNDPGVDILSIIHKHGLPLQFPEDVLEHANSIPDTISDEDLQGRRDLRNEMIVTIDGEDAKDLDDAVAVTKLANGNYKLGVHIADVSHYVTEGSPIDREAYERGTSVYLVDRVIPMIPHRLSNGICSLNPKVDRLTLSCEMEINDRGEVVSHEIFQSVIRTTERMTYSDVNRILVDHDEALREKYAPLVPMFELMAELADILRNKRMKRGAIDFDFKEAKVLVDENGKPYDVVLRERSVAERLIEEFMLAANETIAEHFHWMNVPFIYRVHEDPKPEKLQRFLEFITNFGYIVKGTGNQIHPRALQEVLEAVRGEPEEMVVSTVMLRSMKQARYDAESLGHYGLSTEFYTHFTSPIRRYPDLIVHRLIRTYLINGQIDEQTQQKWAEKLPEIAEHTSNMERRAVEAERETDDLKKTEFMEDKIGMEFDGIISSVTNFGLFVELPNTVEGLVHVSYLTDDYYHYDEQHYAMIGERTGKVYRIGDQITVRVINVNKEERIVDFEIVGMKGRKNKQPKAAPVVIEGKRKKKKEEQWPTKKTKKKKKFYEDIPNMKKKKKKKR, from the coding sequence ATGAAGGGAAAATTATTAGCATTTATGCGCGATGAAGCGTATAAACCGCTTACGGTTCAAGAATTAGAAGAAGCGTTTCATATTACAGACGCCGCGGAGTTTAAAGAGCTTGTTAAAACACTTGTGTCGTTAGAAGAAGAAGGGTTGATCGTTCGAACAAGAAGCAATCGCTACGGGCTACCTGAAAAAATGAACTTAATTCGTGGGAAAGTGACAGGTCATGCGAAAGGATTTGCGTTTGTCGTTCCAGAAGATCCAACGCTTGACGATATTTTTATTCCGCCATCAGAGCTGAAAAATGCGATGCATGGCGACACCGTTCTTGTGCGTGTCAACGGACAAGCAACGGGGGCGCGTCAAGAAGGGACGATCGTCCGCATTATTGAGCGGGGCATTACAGAAGTCGTAGGTACGTATACAGAAAGCAAAAACTTTGGATTTGTTATTCCAGACGATAAAAAAATTGTCAACGACATTTTTATTCCGAAACATGTGGCAAACGGCGCGGTCGAAGGGCATAAAGTCGTCGTCCGCTTAACGACGTATCCGGAAGGACGGATTAGCGCAGAAGGGGAAGTTATTAAAATTTTAGGACATAAAAACGATCCGGGGGTCGATATTTTATCGATCATTCATAAACATGGGTTGCCCCTTCAATTTCCAGAAGACGTCCTTGAACATGCGAACAGCATTCCGGATACGATTTCGGACGAAGATTTACAAGGGCGGCGCGATTTGCGCAATGAAATGATCGTCACCATTGACGGGGAAGACGCAAAAGATTTGGACGATGCCGTAGCAGTGACGAAATTAGCAAACGGAAACTATAAGCTTGGCGTTCATATTGCCGATGTCAGCCATTATGTGACGGAAGGGTCGCCGATTGATCGCGAAGCATATGAACGCGGAACGAGCGTTTATTTAGTTGACCGCGTCATCCCGATGATTCCGCACCGATTATCAAACGGTATTTGTTCATTAAATCCGAAAGTCGATCGGTTAACGTTATCGTGCGAAATGGAAATTAACGATCGTGGCGAAGTGGTCAGTCATGAAATTTTCCAAAGCGTCATTCGCACGACCGAACGAATGACGTATTCCGATGTCAACCGCATTCTCGTTGATCACGATGAGGCACTACGAGAAAAATATGCCCCGCTTGTGCCGATGTTTGAGTTAATGGCAGAGTTAGCCGATATTTTACGCAACAAACGCATGAAGCGCGGTGCCATTGATTTTGACTTTAAAGAAGCGAAAGTGCTCGTTGATGAAAATGGAAAACCGTATGACGTCGTGTTGCGTGAACGTTCTGTTGCCGAACGATTAATTGAGGAATTTATGCTAGCAGCGAACGAAACGATTGCGGAACATTTCCATTGGATGAACGTGCCGTTTATTTATCGTGTGCATGAAGATCCGAAGCCAGAGAAGTTGCAACGCTTTTTAGAGTTTATTACGAACTTCGGCTATATTGTCAAAGGAACGGGCAATCAAATTCATCCGCGCGCCTTGCAAGAAGTTCTTGAAGCGGTACGTGGCGAGCCGGAAGAAATGGTCGTTTCAACCGTCATGCTGCGGTCGATGAAGCAAGCGCGCTATGACGCTGAAAGCCTCGGTCACTACGGATTATCAACGGAATTTTATACACATTTCACATCGCCGATTCGTCGCTACCCAGACTTAATTGTGCATCGCCTTATTCGCACATACTTAATTAACGGGCAAATCGATGAACAAACGCAACAAAAATGGGCGGAGAAGTTGCCAGAAATTGCGGAGCATACGTCGAATATGGAACGCCGTGCGGTCGAGGCAGAGCGCGAAACAGATGATTTGAAGAAAACAGAGTTTATGGAAGATAAAATTGGCATGGAGTTTGACGGCATTATTAGCTCGGTGACAAATTTCGGGCTGTTTGTTGAACTGCCAAATACGGTCGAAGGGCTCGTGCACGTTAGCTATTTAACGGACGATTACTATCATTATGACGAGCAACATTATGCGATGATTGGTGAGCGAACAGGGAAAGTATATCGCATTGGCGACCAAATTACGGTGCGTGTCATTAACGTCAATAAAGAGGAACGCATCGTTGACTTTGAAATTGTCGGCATGAAAGGGCGGAAAAACAAACAGCCAAAAGCGGCGCCTGTCGTGATTGAAGGAAAGCGGAAAAAGAAAAAAGAAGAACAATGGCCAACGAAAAAAACGAAGAAAAAGAAAAAGTTTTATGAAGATATACCAAACATGAAAAAGAAGAAAAAGAAAAAACGATAA
- a CDS encoding SsrA-binding protein: MPKGEGKLIAQNKKAHHDYFIEETYEAGLVLQGTEIKSIRAGKVNLKDSFAKVEKGEVFLHNMHISPYEQGNRYNHDPLRTRKLLLHRREISKLIGYTKEQGYTLVPLKLYIKNGFAKLLLGVGKGKKKYDKREDMKKKEAQREVERAFRERQK; encoded by the coding sequence ATGCCAAAAGGGGAAGGGAAGCTCATTGCCCAAAATAAAAAAGCGCATCACGATTATTTCATTGAAGAAACGTACGAAGCAGGACTAGTGCTACAAGGAACGGAAATTAAGTCGATTCGCGCAGGCAAGGTGAACTTAAAAGATTCATTTGCGAAAGTGGAAAAAGGTGAAGTGTTTTTGCATAATATGCATATTAGTCCGTACGAACAAGGCAACCGTTACAATCATGATCCGTTGCGGACGCGCAAACTACTGCTTCATCGTCGCGAAATTAGCAAGCTCATCGGCTATACAAAAGAACAAGGCTATACGCTCGTGCCGCTCAAGCTATACATTAAAAATGGTTTTGCGAAACTGTTGCTAGGCGTCGGAAAAGGAAAGAAAAAATACGACAAACGAGAAGATATGAAAAAGAAAGAAGCCCAACGCGAAGTCGAACGCGCTTTCCGCGAACGACAGAAATAA
- a CDS encoding spore coat protein: MKVQNRETQIPKTPQMNDRDFINDMLSTEKYMTDSYCTFLNEASHQHLYDEMLHIFTETQNCQRELYNLMFKKGWYALEQADQQKLQQSYQQFQGYASQFPYNNMMQ, translated from the coding sequence ATGAAAGTCCAAAATCGTGAAACACAAATTCCAAAAACACCACAAATGAACGATCGCGATTTTATTAATGATATGTTATCGACTGAAAAATATATGACGGATAGTTATTGTACATTTTTAAACGAAGCAAGCCACCAACATTTGTATGATGAAATGTTGCATATATTTACTGAGACACAAAATTGCCAACGGGAATTGTACAACTTAATGTTTAAAAAAGGGTGGTACGCACTCGAACAAGCGGATCAACAAAAATTGCAACAATCGTACCAACAATTTCAAGGATATGCGAGCCAATTTCCGTACAACAATATGATGCAATAG
- a CDS encoding proline dehydrogenase, whose amino-acid sequence MEQLMRDFFLFLSKNKTLTKLAKRYGLRFGASRFVAGETIERAVQVIKELNRKGLAVTIDYLGEFVDNEQEANEMANHSIEAIRAIGENQLNSQLSLKMTSMGLDISDELVMKNMRRILDEAKNYGVFVTIDMEDYSRCQKTIDIFKQLKKEYDNVGTVLQAYLYRTEKDIEDLNAYHPNLRLVKGAYKESPEVAFPDKKDVDENFKKIIKMHLLNGNYTAVATHDDAIIEYTKQLVKEHNIPNSQFEFQMLYGIRPERQEQLVREGYTMRVYVPYGTDWYGYFMRRLAERPANVAFVLKGIFKK is encoded by the coding sequence ATGGAACAACTTATGCGCGACTTCTTCTTATTTTTGTCAAAAAATAAAACGTTAACAAAATTGGCGAAGCGGTACGGTCTTCGTTTCGGTGCGTCGCGTTTTGTAGCGGGAGAAACGATTGAACGGGCAGTACAAGTCATTAAAGAGCTCAATCGCAAAGGATTAGCGGTCACGATCGATTATTTAGGAGAGTTTGTTGATAACGAACAAGAAGCAAATGAAATGGCGAACCACTCAATTGAGGCGATTCGTGCAATTGGTGAAAACCAATTAAATTCCCAACTGTCGCTGAAAATGACATCGATGGGATTAGACATTTCCGATGAGCTTGTGATGAAAAATATGCGCCGCATTTTAGATGAAGCTAAAAACTATGGCGTATTTGTGACAATTGATATGGAAGATTATTCTCGCTGTCAAAAAACAATCGATATTTTTAAACAGTTGAAAAAAGAGTATGACAATGTTGGAACAGTATTGCAAGCATATTTGTATCGCACAGAAAAAGATATTGAAGATTTAAATGCGTATCATCCCAATTTACGTCTCGTGAAAGGCGCATATAAAGAGTCGCCGGAAGTCGCTTTTCCAGATAAAAAAGATGTAGATGAAAACTTTAAAAAAATCATTAAAATGCATTTGTTAAATGGTAACTATACAGCTGTTGCGACGCATGACGATGCGATTATTGAATATACGAAACAATTGGTCAAAGAACATAACATTCCAAATAGCCAATTTGAATTTCAAATGTTATACGGCATTCGTCCAGAGAGACAAGAACAATTAGTACGTGAAGGATACACAATGCGCGTCTACGTTCCATATGGAACCGACTGGTACGGCTATTTTATGCGTCGCTTAGCAGAACGCCCAGCCAACGTGGCATTTGTGTTAAAAGGTATATTTAAAAAATAA
- a CDS encoding YuzL family protein, with amino-acid sequence MKMKKHPSKAGVSAASVKGNAGPTVERDGGGKKTSQNQQYGKENMENE; translated from the coding sequence ATGAAAATGAAAAAACACCCGTCTAAAGCAGGTGTAAGTGCTGCAAGTGTGAAAGGAAATGCTGGTCCGACGGTGGAACGTGATGGAGGCGGAAAGAAAACGAGCCAAAATCAACAATATGGAAAAGAAAATATGGAAAATGAATAA
- a CDS encoding 3-hydroxyacyl-CoA dehydrogenase encodes MRIKKAAVLGSGVMGSGIAAHLANVGIPTLLLDIVPKELTAEEQAKGWTLEHKQVRNRIVNQAVQRLLKQKPAPLMSKANLALIEVGNFEDDFHRLAECDWIIEVVVERLDVKKSVFEKVDEVRKQGSIVSSNTSGISIEAMAEGRSDDFKKHFLGTHFFNPPRYLKLLEVIPTKHTDPAVVTFMKQFGENVLGKGVVLAKDTPNFIANRIGTYGLLVTVREMMKGGYSVGEVDSVTGPLIGRPKSATFRTLDVVGLDTFIHVANNVFEKVEGEEKEAFTVPSFMKTMVEKGWLGSKSGQGFFYKKGKDIFELNYETLEYEPTKKLKAPSVEMSKQAKGTANKLKALVYANDRAGQLLWNILSPTLLYSAKLLGEIADDIVAIDRAMKWGFGWELGPFETWDAIGVRQSVEKMKAEGRQVPSWVEDMLASGHETFYKHEHGRVSYYDCGQYKSVEENEKVIHISRLKEQKGVIKKNSGASLIDLGDDVALLEFHSPNNAIGFDIVQMINYALEEVDRNYKGLVIGNQGKNFCVGANLAMILMEAQDDNYFEIEMVVRQFQQAMMNIKYSSKPVVVAPFAMTLGGGTEICLPASRIQAAAETYMGLVEVGVGLIPGGGGNKELYIKHLSGMPNGVEFDLQKVANKVFETIAMAKVSTSAAEARELNFLHAQDGISINGDHLIHDAKQAVLALYESGYKPPVRKKIPVVGETGYATLLLGAQGMYHSGYISEHDLKIAKKLAYVIAGGSVPYGTEVDEQYLLDLEREAFLSLVGEPKTQARMQHMLLKGKPLRN; translated from the coding sequence ATGCGAATTAAAAAAGCAGCGGTTCTCGGTTCCGGAGTTATGGGATCGGGGATTGCGGCACATTTAGCGAACGTCGGTATTCCGACATTGTTGTTAGATATTGTACCGAAAGAGTTGACAGCTGAAGAACAAGCAAAAGGATGGACGCTTGAACATAAACAAGTGCGCAATCGCATCGTCAATCAAGCGGTTCAACGTTTATTGAAACAAAAGCCAGCGCCACTTATGTCGAAAGCCAACTTAGCATTAATTGAAGTCGGTAACTTTGAAGATGACTTTCATCGATTAGCCGAGTGCGATTGGATTATTGAAGTCGTTGTTGAACGGCTTGATGTGAAAAAAAGTGTGTTTGAAAAAGTGGATGAAGTCAGAAAGCAAGGAAGTATCGTCAGCTCAAACACGTCTGGCATTTCCATCGAAGCGATGGCCGAAGGACGCTCGGACGATTTTAAAAAGCACTTTTTAGGCACGCACTTTTTCAATCCACCGCGCTATTTAAAATTATTAGAAGTCATTCCGACAAAGCACACTGATCCAGCTGTTGTTACGTTTATGAAACAATTTGGCGAAAATGTGCTCGGTAAAGGCGTTGTGCTTGCGAAAGATACGCCAAACTTTATCGCCAATCGCATCGGTACGTACGGCTTGCTTGTGACGGTACGTGAAATGATGAAAGGCGGTTATAGTGTTGGCGAAGTCGATTCTGTGACAGGTCCATTAATCGGCCGTCCGAAAAGTGCAACGTTCCGCACGCTTGATGTCGTCGGTTTAGATACGTTTATTCATGTGGCCAACAACGTATTCGAAAAAGTAGAAGGTGAGGAAAAAGAAGCATTTACTGTTCCATCTTTTATGAAGACAATGGTTGAAAAAGGATGGCTCGGCAGCAAATCAGGGCAAGGATTTTTCTATAAAAAAGGAAAGGACATTTTTGAATTAAATTACGAAACGCTTGAGTATGAACCGACGAAAAAACTAAAGGCACCGTCCGTTGAAATGAGCAAACAAGCAAAAGGAACAGCGAATAAATTGAAAGCGCTTGTATATGCGAATGACCGTGCGGGGCAACTACTTTGGAACATTTTAAGCCCGACGTTATTATATTCTGCCAAGTTACTGGGAGAAATTGCAGATGACATCGTAGCGATTGACCGTGCGATGAAATGGGGATTTGGTTGGGAGCTCGGTCCTTTTGAAACATGGGATGCAATCGGTGTGAGACAGTCTGTTGAAAAAATGAAAGCGGAAGGTCGTCAAGTACCATCGTGGGTTGAAGATATGCTTGCGAGCGGACACGAAACGTTTTATAAACACGAGCACGGTCGCGTATCGTACTACGATTGTGGACAATATAAGTCGGTTGAAGAAAACGAAAAAGTCATTCACATTTCACGTTTAAAAGAACAAAAAGGGGTCATTAAGAAAAATAGTGGTGCAAGTTTAATTGACCTTGGTGACGATGTAGCATTACTCGAATTTCATTCACCGAACAACGCCATTGGGTTTGACATCGTCCAAATGATTAACTATGCGTTAGAAGAAGTTGATCGCAACTATAAAGGACTTGTCATCGGAAATCAAGGAAAAAACTTCTGTGTCGGCGCGAACCTTGCGATGATTTTAATGGAAGCACAAGATGATAACTATTTTGAAATTGAAATGGTCGTTCGTCAATTTCAACAAGCGATGATGAATATTAAATATAGCTCAAAACCGGTTGTCGTTGCGCCATTTGCGATGACGCTCGGCGGTGGAACGGAAATTTGCTTACCAGCTTCACGCATTCAAGCAGCTGCAGAAACATACATGGGGCTTGTTGAGGTAGGTGTAGGTCTCATTCCAGGCGGCGGTGGAAATAAAGAGCTATACATTAAACATTTAAGCGGCATGCCAAACGGTGTGGAATTTGATTTGCAAAAGGTTGCAAATAAAGTGTTTGAAACGATTGCGATGGCGAAAGTATCGACATCGGCAGCAGAAGCGCGTGAGTTAAATTTCTTACATGCACAAGATGGTATTTCGATCAATGGTGATCATCTCATTCATGACGCAAAACAAGCTGTATTAGCACTATATGAGAGCGGATACAAACCGCCAGTGCGTAAAAAAATCCCGGTTGTCGGGGAAACAGGGTATGCGACGTTACTACTTGGTGCTCAAGGTATGTATCATTCCGGTTACATTTCAGAGCACGATTTAAAAATTGCGAAAAAGCTTGCATACGTCATCGCTGGTGGAAGCGTACCGTACGGAACAGAAGTGGACGAACAATATTTGCTTGATTTAGAGCGCGAAGCATTTTTAAGTCTTGTCGGTGAGCCGAAAACGCAAGCGCGCATGCAACATATGCTTCTCAAAGGAAAGCCGTTAAGAAACTAA
- a CDS encoding acetyl-CoA acetyltransferase (Catalyzes the synthesis of acetoacetyl coenzyme A from two molecules of acetyl coenzyme A. It can also act as a thiolase, catalyzing the reverse reaction and generating two-carbon units from the four-carbon product of fatty acid oxidation) yields MKEAVIVAGARTPVGKAKKGTLANVRPDDLGAIVVKETLKRAGNYEGNIDDLIIGCAMPEAEQGLNIARNIGALAGLPYTVPAITINRYCSSGLQAIAYAAERIMLGHADTVIAGGVESMSMVPMMGHVVRPNVKLAESAPEYYMSMGHTAEQVAMKYGVTREEQDAFAVRSHQRAAKAIAEGKFVDEIVPVEVTVRHIENNKLVEKKMTFSQDEGVRPDTNMETLAKLRPAFSVNGTVTAGNASQTSDGAAAVMVMDHEKAKALGLQPLGKFRSFAVAGVPPEVMGIGPIAAIPKALKLAGLELSDIGLIELNEAFASQAIQVIRELGLDEEKVNVNGGAIALGHPLGCTGAKLTLTLLHEMRRRNEQFGIVTMCIGGGMGAAGVFELL; encoded by the coding sequence GTGAAAGAAGCGGTCATCGTTGCCGGGGCGCGCACGCCTGTCGGCAAAGCGAAAAAAGGGACGTTAGCAAACGTCCGCCCGGATGATTTAGGGGCGATTGTTGTTAAAGAAACGTTGAAACGAGCAGGAAACTATGAAGGAAATATTGACGATCTCATTATCGGTTGTGCTATGCCAGAGGCAGAACAAGGATTAAATATTGCGCGCAACATTGGTGCGCTTGCTGGGTTACCGTATACAGTGCCAGCGATTACAATTAACCGTTATTGTTCATCGGGATTACAAGCGATCGCTTATGCGGCAGAGAGAATTATGCTTGGTCATGCAGATACGGTTATTGCTGGTGGCGTGGAGTCGATGAGCATGGTTCCGATGATGGGTCATGTCGTACGTCCGAACGTGAAGCTCGCAGAAAGTGCGCCAGAGTATTACATGTCGATGGGGCATACAGCTGAGCAAGTCGCGATGAAATATGGGGTGACGCGCGAAGAGCAAGATGCGTTTGCCGTTCGTAGCCATCAAAGAGCAGCAAAAGCGATCGCCGAAGGAAAATTTGTCGACGAAATTGTGCCGGTCGAAGTGACAGTCCGTCATATTGAAAACAATAAATTAGTAGAGAAAAAGATGACGTTTAGTCAAGATGAAGGAGTACGCCCAGATACAAATATGGAAACGCTCGCGAAGTTACGCCCTGCGTTTTCGGTAAACGGAACAGTAACAGCAGGAAACGCTTCGCAAACGAGTGACGGAGCAGCAGCGGTGATGGTGATGGATCATGAAAAAGCGAAAGCGCTCGGTTTACAACCGCTTGGTAAATTCCGCTCGTTTGCTGTTGCAGGTGTTCCACCTGAAGTGATGGGCATCGGTCCGATTGCAGCCATTCCAAAAGCGCTTAAACTTGCAGGGCTTGAGCTTTCTGACATCGGCTTAATCGAACTAAACGAGGCGTTCGCATCACAAGCAATTCAAGTCATTCGCGAACTCGGACTAGATGAAGAAAAAGTAAACGTGAACGGAGGAGCCATTGCTCTTGGGCATCCGCTCGGTTGTACAGGTGCAAAGCTAACGTTGACGCTTTTACATGAAATGCGTCGTCGCAACGAACAATTTGGTATTGTCACGATGTGCATTGGCGGTGGCATGGGTGCTGCTGGCGTATTTGAATTATTATAA